One genomic window of Acidobacteriota bacterium includes the following:
- a CDS encoding HEAT repeat domain-containing protein, whose protein sequence is MTDDGRPLSRLLWRCGERRLAEALPSLLKLDRSGQAMTDYCLAWALGRCGGEDSLPLLQKLRDDPSGDEKVRRMAREAYRAASPPEARQRLVLETIGHLPDPLPAAATSGSAETFRQALSDRFGENALPPGLLEDFYTIDTEAVRPALLDLLRRVPLSSGYFRQLRHIFKAAEFRLDAEVFGLLAYRFEKESATVGPSTDHAMLAGKWVSVQDEIRKPDSRLAYTRATRHYLRGRVWRTLRRLGLSGDTDYARMAVGVLLPFSDADAVKPYRKEFYDWKSRQTRQLDFDGFAPYHAFNHILYGAGRSHEQKRWLSPWNLRGGAPVSPDEREESFPAVWDQEPGGLFHLLMASRCLLVHEFAARALRANPRYLETLETRALVLLLTAPYACTNQLGLDLALARHKTYEPDFELVLGLLASPLPAARETAAKWVSSNSGPFLANLDFLARLMASPQESSRRLARDWIGRCSFSAPQASELCRRLTAVIAAQTEPVTEGVIEEISGLLFQLFPSQLRTLPLEDLLALLDHPLPQAAVFASQVLLGHQSPPEDLPESLLTRLIRSPHAAVRCAGIRLFGSLPLELLLQRESVILEFCLSPLEDVRQAIRPTLARLAAGYPEFGRLLAQTLALHLLGKETAEGFHRDLAGILENELAGSLEDITRDTTVRLLRSSEPFAREFGGFLLNNLFSETAFPVRETIRFANHDTRSVREFAWRKCRENLAALKREMGQTVRLLDSKWEDTREFGFTFIRENFDRDDLPSAALVALCDSVRPEVQRFGCELITSFLQPEAGPDYLLRLSEHPSANLQLFVTNYLEGYASGNPRLIADLRDYFITVLSRVNTARVAKGRIYHFLQQEARKDPETACTVAEIAGRVSATRVSREKAQCLAILRDIREAFPDIPLPLRILPFETRQRQSHGV, encoded by the coding sequence GTGACCGACGACGGCCGTCCCCTGTCCCGCCTGCTCTGGCGCTGCGGAGAGAGGCGGCTTGCCGAGGCGCTCCCCAGCCTGCTCAAGCTCGACCGAAGCGGCCAGGCCATGACGGACTACTGCCTGGCCTGGGCCCTGGGCCGCTGTGGTGGGGAAGACTCGCTGCCCCTGCTGCAGAAACTGCGCGACGATCCGTCCGGGGACGAAAAAGTCAGGCGCATGGCACGGGAAGCCTACCGCGCCGCCTCTCCACCCGAGGCTCGACAGAGACTGGTGCTGGAAACCATCGGCCATCTGCCGGATCCCTTGCCGGCAGCGGCGACAAGCGGCTCGGCGGAAACGTTCCGGCAGGCCCTGTCCGACCGGTTTGGCGAGAATGCGCTGCCCCCTGGGCTGCTCGAGGACTTTTATACCATCGACACGGAAGCGGTCCGCCCGGCTCTGCTCGATCTCCTGCGCCGCGTGCCCCTGAGTTCCGGCTATTTCCGGCAACTTCGACACATTTTCAAGGCCGCTGAATTCCGGCTGGACGCCGAGGTGTTCGGACTCCTGGCTTACCGCTTCGAGAAAGAGAGCGCCACTGTCGGCCCGAGCACCGACCATGCGATGCTGGCCGGTAAATGGGTCAGTGTCCAGGACGAGATCCGGAAACCGGACTCCCGCCTGGCCTACACCCGCGCCACCCGGCACTACCTCCGCGGCCGGGTCTGGCGCACCCTGAGGCGGCTGGGCCTGTCCGGGGACACGGATTATGCCCGGATGGCCGTCGGGGTGCTGCTTCCCTTCAGCGACGCGGATGCCGTCAAGCCCTATCGGAAGGAGTTCTATGACTGGAAATCCAGGCAAACCCGGCAACTGGATTTCGATGGGTTCGCCCCTTACCATGCTTTCAACCATATCCTGTATGGGGCCGGCCGAAGCCATGAACAGAAGCGCTGGTTGTCGCCCTGGAACCTCCGGGGTGGTGCTCCGGTCAGCCCCGATGAAAGAGAGGAATCGTTCCCCGCGGTGTGGGACCAGGAACCCGGCGGCCTGTTCCACCTGCTCATGGCCAGCCGTTGCCTCCTGGTGCACGAATTTGCCGCCAGGGCTCTGCGTGCCAACCCGCGATACCTGGAAACACTGGAAACCCGGGCGCTTGTCCTGCTCCTGACCGCTCCCTACGCCTGTACCAACCAACTCGGCCTCGACTTGGCCCTGGCCCGACACAAAACATACGAACCTGATTTCGAGTTGGTCCTTGGCCTGCTGGCGAGCCCGCTCCCGGCCGCCCGCGAGACCGCCGCGAAGTGGGTCTCGTCCAACAGCGGGCCGTTCCTGGCCAACCTGGACTTCCTGGCCCGCCTGATGGCCAGTCCCCAGGAGAGCTCGCGCCGTCTGGCCCGGGACTGGATCGGCCGGTGCTCATTTTCCGCACCTCAAGCCAGCGAGCTCTGCCGGAGGCTGACGGCGGTGATCGCCGCTCAAACCGAACCAGTAACGGAAGGGGTGATCGAAGAGATCAGTGGCCTGCTCTTCCAATTGTTCCCCAGCCAACTGAGGACGCTGCCCCTGGAGGATCTCCTCGCCTTGCTCGATCACCCCCTCCCGCAAGCAGCCGTTTTCGCCAGCCAGGTCCTCCTTGGCCATCAGAGCCCGCCCGAAGATCTTCCGGAGAGCCTGCTCACGCGGCTCATCCGCTCTCCGCACGCCGCGGTGCGCTGTGCGGGGATTCGGCTCTTCGGCAGCCTGCCCCTGGAACTCCTGTTGCAGCGGGAATCCGTCATCCTGGAGTTTTGCCTGTCTCCGCTCGAGGACGTCCGGCAGGCCATTCGGCCCACTCTGGCCCGGTTGGCCGCGGGTTATCCCGAGTTCGGCCGACTCCTCGCCCAGACCCTGGCCCTTCACCTGCTCGGGAAGGAAACGGCGGAAGGTTTTCACCGCGACTTGGCCGGGATCCTCGAGAACGAATTGGCCGGCTCACTGGAAGACATTACGCGCGACACCACGGTCCGCCTGCTCCGTTCCAGCGAACCCTTCGCCCGGGAATTCGGTGGTTTCCTTTTGAACAACCTGTTCAGTGAGACCGCTTTTCCCGTGAGGGAAACCATCCGGTTCGCCAACCACGACACCCGGTCCGTCCGGGAGTTCGCCTGGCGCAAATGCCGGGAGAACCTGGCCGCCCTCAAGCGCGAGATGGGGCAGACCGTTCGCCTGCTGGACTCGAAGTGGGAGGATACCCGCGAGTTCGGTTTTACCTTCATCCGGGAAAACTTCGATCGTGACGACCTGCCCTCCGCTGCACTGGTCGCTCTTTGCGACAGCGTCCGGCCGGAGGTGCAGCGTTTCGGTTGCGAATTGATCACCTCCTTCCTGCAGCCGGAAGCCGGCCCGGACTACCTGTTGCGACTGAGCGAACACCCCTCGGCCAATCTTCAGCTCTTCGTCACCAACTACCTCGAGGGATATGCCTCCGGAAATCCCCGGCTCATCGCTGACCTGAGGGATTATTTCATCACGGTTCTCAGCCGGGTCAACACGGCCCGGGTGGCCAAGGGCCGGATCTATCATTTTCTGCAACAGGAAGCGCGGAAAGACCCGGAGACGGCGTGCACCGTTGCGGAGATCGCGGGGCGGGTCTCCGCCACCCGCGTGTCCCGGGAGAAGGCTCAGTGCCTGGCGATCCTGCGCGACATCCGGGAGGCTTTCCCGGACATCCCCCTGCCGCTCCGCATCCTGCCGTTCGAAACACGCCAGAGGCAATCCCATGGAGTTTAA